One genomic region from Colletotrichum lupini chromosome 7, complete sequence encodes:
- a CDS encoding glucose transporter rco-3: VPGTRLPDLSCFLPSPVSLLPSPHPICLPCPIPSYPSIVTHTSSIHHSSLARRPRLRRPSLHSNGRRPISTSILDDPREFRPLIVQRFHSGLLEPKPPFTMAIAMGWQKPDNVAGSSAPAIMVGLFVASGGLLFGYDTGTINGILSMTAFRRDFSTGYTENLKPAISPAESSIIVAILSAGTVLGALLAAPIGDSWGRRISLILSAGVFSFGGIFQVCAHDIPMLLVGRFFAGVGVGSISVLVPVYQSEMAPKWIRGTLVCAYQLSITIGLLSASFVNILTERLDSGAAYRIPLGLQLVWAVVLTLGLLVLPETPRFLVKKGKPEAAGLSLSRLRRLDITHPALLDELQEIVANHEYELTLGPDSYKEIFYGSPHLGRRTLTGCCLQMLQQLTGINFIMYYSTSFFDGARVENPYVKALIINIINVVGTVPGLLVIESWGRRKLLMVGAIGMAVCQLLIASFSTAAGENLQQAAQTILIVFCAINIFFFAASWGPVCWVITSEIYPLKIRAKAASISTASNWLLNFGIAYGTPFMVGQGPGYADIGPKIFFLWGAFCILAVLFVWCMVFETSKISLEQIDEMYERVDYAWNSTRFEPSWSFQQILDEGWSPSGQPPPEHELQQTQTNSTSQTTQTSQTNSNSATSTNTGATASSTEAEAKMLSQMGNVDFSY, from the exons GTACCCGGGACCCGACTGCCCGACCTTTCGTGCTTCTTACCTTCGCCTGTCTCCCTGCTTCCTTCTCCACACCCCATCTGCCTGCCCTGTCCCATTCCATCCTATCCATCCATCGTTACCCACACTTCGTCGATTCACCACTCTTCACTCGCCCGCCGTCCCCGTCTCCGTCGCCCGTCACTTCACTCAAATGGTCGCCGGCCCATTTCCACCTCGATTCTCGACGACCCTCGAGAGTTTCGCCCTCTCATAGTACAACGCTTCCATTCTGGATTGCTCGAGCCGAAACCCCCCTTCACCATGGCGATAGCCATGGGCTGGCAGAAGCCCGACAATGTCGCCGGCTCGTCGGCCCCGGCCATCATGGTCGGTCTGTTCGTCGCCTCAGGCGGATTGCTCTTTGGCTACGACACTGG AACGATTAACGGTATCCTCTCCATGACGGCCTTCCGACGAGACTTTTCCACCGGTTATACCGAAAACCTGAAGCCTGCTATTTCGCCCGCCGAATCCTCCATCATCGTCGCAATTCTAAGTGCCGGGACAGTCCTCGGTGCTCTCCTCGCCGCACCCATCGGCGATAGTTGGGGCCGTCGCATTTCGCTCATCTTATCCGCCGGCGTCTTCAGCTTTGGCGGTATTTTCCAAGTCTGCGCGCATGACATCCCAATGCTCTTGGTCGGAAG GTTTTTTGCTGGTGTCGGCGTCGGATCGATCTCAGTTCTCGTCCCAGTCTATCAGTCAGAAATGGCCCCGAAGTGGATTCGTGGTACACTCGTCTGCGCCTACCAACTATCCATCACGATTGGGTTATTGTCTGCGTCCTTTGTCAACATCTTGACCGAAAGGCTGGACTCGGGCGCCGCCTACCGCATCCCGCTTGGCCTTCAACTTGTGTGGGCCGTCGTCTTAACCCTCGGTCTCCTCGTCCTTCCCGAAACACCACGCTTTCTTGTCAAGAAGGGCAAGCCAGAAGCCGCGGGCTTATCACTCAGTCGCCTCCGTCGCCTCGATATTACCCATCCCGCCCTACTCGACGAGCTCCAGGAAATCGTGGCAAACCACGAGTATGAACTCACACTTGGCCCGGACTCATACAAGGAAATATTTTATGGGTCGCCCCATCTTGGTCGAAGAACTCTCACTGGATGTTGCCTTCAAATGCTGCAACAACTTACGGGTATCAACTTCATCATGTACTACAGCACGTCCTTCTTCGATGGCGCCAGGGTTGAGAACCCTTACGTGAAGGCTCTCATCATCAACATCATCAATGTTGTTGGAACAGTCCCGGGACTCCTTGTCATCGAATCATGGGGCCGTCGCAAGCTGCTCATGGTCGGTGCCATCGGCATGGCAGTCTGTCAACTCCTCATCGCCTCCTTCTCTACAGCTGCCGGAGAGAACCTACAGCAGGCTGCGCAAACCATTTTGATCGTCTTCTGCGCCATCAACATATTCTTCTTCGCAGCATCGTGGGGCCCCGTGTGCTGGGTCATTACGTCCGAGATATACCCCTTGAAGATCCGTGCAAAGGCTGCTTCTATTTCGACCGCTTCCAACTGGCTCTTGAACTTTGGCATCGCTTACGGTACTCCATTCATGGTTGGTCAGGGACCCGGCTATGCAGATATTGGTCCCAAGATCTTCTTCCTCTGGGGTGCCTTTTGCATTCTGGCCGTTCTGTTTGTGTGGTGCATGGTCTTCGAGACCAGCAAGATCAGTCTTGAGCAGATTGATGAGATGTACGAACGTGTCGACTACGCCTGGAACAGCACCAGGTTCGAACCCAGCTGGAGCTTCCAACAGATTCTAGACGAAGGGTGGTCGCCTAGTGGTCAACCCCCACCGGAACACGAACTGCAACAAACACAGACAAATTCCACTTCACAAACGACGCAAACCTCACAAACAAACTCAAATTCAGCAACATCAACAAACACCGGCGCGACTGCAAGCTCGACGGAAGCGGAAGCAAAGATGTTATCCCAGATGGGTAATGTGGACTTCAGTTATTGA